The Aeoliella mucimassa genome includes the window TCCTGCTCCGATGGGAGTGAAGTCGTTCAAGCCGCTAGTCATCACTGGAGAGTCTTGTTCACCGCGGTACGCATCTTCAGGACTGAGCGCTTCGGCTTGGGTCATGCCAAGGGCAAAGCCGCCGCCGTGTTGGTTGAGGCCCGAGTTGTTGATGATGCTGGTCACGTCGACCGACACGCTGAAGCCACCATCGCTAAGTATCGCTGCATCGGTGAAATTGTGATTGATAAAGGCACTCGATGTGCCAGCTCCCACAGCGAGTTGTAACTCGTTCGCGAGCACCTGGGCGCCGCCGCCGTTGGTTGCATCGCCATCCTGAGGACCAGGGTCATTCGCGGGATCGATGTAAGCGTGAGTGTATACGTTGTCGGCCGACAACGAAGACAGCACGGATCCGCTCATGCCGGTGGTGGAGATATCAATATTTCGACTGTCTGCACGGTCGAAGGAATCGGCGAATAAGCTGACTGCTTGTGCTTGTTCACCCGAACCTATGGCAATTAAGGCCAATGCTACCATCGCAATCCAGTTGGTGTTGCGAGATTTGCGGTAGAGCATAACGCCCGACAAGCACCCCAGCAGCAGGGCCACGGTTGTGGGTTCAGGAACGGAAGTGCCAGCGACTAGTGCGGCGAACGAACCTTCTCCTTGATCGGCTTCGTAAAGCGTCTTGAATCGACGGAAGTCGAGTTGGTCGACTCTGCCATCATTGTTGAGATCGCCATTCAGATAGCGCTCAAAAAGCGACAGTGCCGAAACGTCAGAGATGAGATTGTCGCGAACTGTCGGCCAATCGAGCGCGTCGACTTCGCCGTTGTGGTTGTAATCGCCGAGCGTAAGCGACTCGCCATCGTTGCCGGTGTAGACGACCACCACGGGAACGGTCATGCCATTCTCGTCGCGTACCTCAATCGTCAGATCTTCGTAGGGACTTGGTACCCAGATGTTGCCAAAGTCGATGGAATCGTTCGAAGTTCCATTAGCTCCTAGGGAGTAGGCTCCGAGAGTTCCTTCGGAGATATCCGTGGGGTAAGTAGCGCTCTCATCGGTGAGCGAGAACCAGGTGTCGTTGGTATCCAGTCCTTGCGATTCGATCGTGGACCACTGGCTCTGGTCGAAACCACCGGTCTCGGTACGAATGGAATAAATGACCAACGATTGTTGTGACGAAGGATCTTGATTGGTAAGGGTGACGTTTCCGGTGTCGCGATTCACGGTAAGCGTTGGCAGTGGTGGCGGTTCCTTGCTTTCGACCACAAGGTTGTCGAAGCCAACGTAGCTGCCGTGGCGGGCGTCGAATCCAATATAGTTTTCGTCGGCGCCGGTCCACTGGAAGGTACCGGTGTCGATGAGCGATTCCTCGAAGTAAAGCCGATAGATTGCCTCGGAGCCGTCGTTGAAGTCCGACACGGTGAAATCGGCACGCAGAGTGCCGGTTTGTTGTCCCACGTTCAAACTGCCTAGATGGCCAGGGCCGAACACGCCGGCGTTGCCTGGGAAGTTGTGGCCTTTGGTGCCCCACTGAAGCAGGTTGTCGGCTCGCAGCATCACCCAGAAATCGCTGACGGCCACGTCCGATTCCTGGTTGCTACCATCCTGCAAACCATCCTGAATCTTGAAATCCGATTCGCCATCGGCGGTGTTGCCGTTTTGTGCATCGCCGGTGCTTAGCACTTCGTCGAGACTCATGCCGATGCCGAAGCCCCCGCCGTGCCCCGCGCTCGAGGTGACACCACCGTAGCCAGTGATGTCCATCGAAATGCTGAATCCGCCATCGGTGAGAATGGCAGAGTCGATGAAGTTGTGATTCACAAAGGCGTTCGAAGTGCCTGCACCTACCGCCAAGTGCATTTCACCCGAGGCAATCGAAGCACCACCCCCGTTCGCGGCGACTCCGTCGGGAACGCCGGGTTGATTGGGGTCGACATGGCCGTGCCCGTAAACGCCAGCGGCGAAGGCATCGCCGGTGTTATTGGTGATGCCGGTGAGTTCTCCGTTCAAGTCGTTCGCATCCGTACGGTTGAATGTGTCGGAGAACAACACGACTGCATTCGCGTGGTTCGCACTGATCGCCAGTACGGCAACTACCGCAACAGCGAAGGTTGAAAGTGATTTACTCGTGCGGGTCATTTTCGGTAATCCTCTGCGGCGTCGTCGCCATTCTGGAAGATCAGTGAATAGGTATCTGTGATTAGGTAAGTTGTTAATTTGTGTGCCAGCGGCCATATCCCACCAGGCCAAAAGCCGCGACGGCTGCGATTAGCAGCGTGGAAGGTTCAGGCACGCTAACGGAGAAATTGTCGAAACCGACGTAGCTGCCATGGCGGGCGTCGATGCCGATGTAGTTCTCATTGGTGCCGGTCCAGACGAACGAACCGGCGTCGACAATCGTGTCGTTGAACGACAGGAAGTAGCGAACGTTTGTGCCGTCGTTGAAATCCGGAGCGATGAACGTGGCTTCGATGGTGCCGGTGTTGGCATCGACCCCAACGCTCCCCAAGTGCCCCTCGCCAAACTCACCATCTACTTTCGGGAAGTTCGCACCTTTAGTTCCCCACTGCAGAAAGCCATCGCCACGCAGTACTGCCCAGAAGTCGCTTACCGACACGTCAGACACTTCGTTGCCGCCATCTTGCAACCCATCCTGCATCTTGAAGTCGCCATCGCCGGCCGCGGTATTGCCATTCTGAGCGTCGCCGGTGCTAAGGGCTTCGTCGAGGCTCATGCCGATGGCGAATCCACCGCCATGACCGCTGGTAGCGCCGCCACCGTAGCCGGTTAAGTCGAGAGATACATTAAAGACAGTCGAATCGAGGTTGACAAAATTGTGATTCACAAACGTATTGGAAGTTCCGGGGCCGACTGCTAGCCGTAGTTCGTTCGAGTCGATCTTTGCGGATCCACCATTCGAAGCAATTCCATCTGCGCCAGCTCCAGGATAGTTCGCGTCGACAAAACCGTTGGCGTACACCCCTTCGGCAAAAGCGTCGTTTGTGTTGTTGGTGATGCCGGTCATGGAGCCGTTGAGGTTGAATTCGGTATCGCGGTCAAAAGTGTCCATAAACACCACCGCGGCCTGCGACGAGGCAACAGGTAAAGTGAATGCAAGGGTTAGTAGGCTGAGGTAGGTTTTCCAGGTGTTGAACATTAGCGTCATCTCCCAAGCTGCAGAAAAGTGAAGTATGCCAATCAAGCGATAAGAACAATGCGGTATGAGCTAAACTCGTGAGCGATAGCAGGCCATCGCGAATAGTCCGGCGGCTAGCAAAACCAGGCTGGTTGGTTCGGGAACAGTTGCTCCCTCCAGCAAATCCGAAAGCGAGCCCACTCCCGCGGTAACTCCGGTTGCACGGAGGACCAGCCAGTCGTCAACGTCGGTATCGCCATCGAGATCGAGGTCGCCAAGTCCGAGCGTTTGGTAATCGCCGAACGAGGGGCCGTTTCCGTTGATAGTGCCTGCGTTGTCGGAGTTCCAACCGGCGATAAAGGCCATCACGTCGTCGACGTTCAGCTGTCCATCAAAGTTGATGTCGCCAGCGATCCAGGCGTTGTCGTTGTGGCCATCCTGGTTTGAGTCGGTGTAAGAATAGCCAGCGGTGCTGGGCAGAAAGACGTCGGTAAAGTAGCCGTTGTCGGTGGTATAGCTGTAGTCGCCATAACCTTCGCCGAACACGAACATCTCGATATCGGAGATCAGCCCGTTGTAGCTCGGTGTGAAGGCGGTGCCACCCAGGGTGTCGTCTTCGGCATCCGCAGCAATGGCAAGTTCCAGACTTGAGCTGTCGTAGATAGCCGACTGCGATACGGCTGCCAGGCCATTGATATAACCTAGAGCACCACCGTTGGCTCCATCGGGACGAATTTGGGCGTAGTGAACCCACTCGTTAGCAACAGCGGCTGTTTGGCTGCCAACGCTCGCTTGGCCACCATCGTTCGATCGCATCTCAAAGC containing:
- a CDS encoding PEP-CTERM sorting domain-containing protein codes for the protein MFNTWKTYLSLLTLAFTLPVASSQAAVVFMDTFDRDTEFNLNGSMTGITNNTNDAFAEGVYANGFVDANYPGAGADGIASNGGSAKIDSNELRLAVGPGTSNTFVNHNFVNLDSTVFNVSLDLTGYGGGATSGHGGGFAIGMSLDEALSTGDAQNGNTAAGDGDFKMQDGLQDGGNEVSDVSVSDFWAVLRGDGFLQWGTKGANFPKVDGEFGEGHLGSVGVDANTGTIEATFIAPDFNDGTNVRYFLSFNDTIVDAGSFVWTGTNENYIGIDARHGSYVGFDNFSVSVPEPSTLLIAAVAAFGLVGYGRWHTN
- a CDS encoding LamG-like jellyroll fold domain-containing protein, producing MKTATWRNASSVLGAFVFAWLALPTLFAGADYTLDRWYRLGDDPSEGAFANSSVSITYDSSGLLGQSPSQLADLEAIGSPLYVDISGDRPHANATLDNYAISFDGATQYLHGPNLNIPYESTKPNFSYTGTDDRGYQLWFKINTVSDAYQHMLDDGDEHSAIITPAGDLGFEMRSNDGGQASVGSQTAAVANEWVHYAQIRPDGANGGALGYINGLAAVSQSAIYDSSSLELAIAADAEDDTLGGTAFTPSYNGLISDIEMFVFGEGYGDYSYTTDNGYFTDVFLPSTAGYSYTDSNQDGHNDNAWIAGDINFDGQLNVDDVMAFIAGWNSDNAGTINGNGPSFGDYQTLGLGDLDLDGDTDVDDWLVLRATGVTAGVGSLSDLLEGATVPEPTSLVLLAAGLFAMACYRSRV
- a CDS encoding dockerin type I domain-containing protein gives rise to the protein MTRTSKSLSTFAVAVVAVLAISANHANAVVLFSDTFNRTDANDLNGELTGITNNTGDAFAAGVYGHGHVDPNQPGVPDGVAANGGGASIASGEMHLAVGAGTSNAFVNHNFIDSAILTDGGFSISMDITGYGGVTSSAGHGGGFGIGMSLDEVLSTGDAQNGNTADGESDFKIQDGLQDGSNQESDVAVSDFWVMLRADNLLQWGTKGHNFPGNAGVFGPGHLGSLNVGQQTGTLRADFTVSDFNDGSEAIYRLYFEESLIDTGTFQWTGADENYIGFDARHGSYVGFDNLVVESKEPPPLPTLTVNRDTGNVTLTNQDPSSQQSLVIYSIRTETGGFDQSQWSTIESQGLDTNDTWFSLTDESATYPTDISEGTLGAYSLGANGTSNDSIDFGNIWVPSPYEDLTIEVRDENGMTVPVVVVYTGNDGESLTLGDYNHNGEVDALDWPTVRDNLISDVSALSLFERYLNGDLNNDGRVDQLDFRRFKTLYEADQGEGSFAALVAGTSVPEPTTVALLLGCLSGVMLYRKSRNTNWIAMVALALIAIGSGEQAQAVSLFADSFDRADSRNIDISTTGMSGSVLSSLSADNVYTHAYIDPANDPGPQDGDATNGGGAQVLANELQLAVGAGTSSAFINHNFTDAAILSDGGFSVSVDVTSIINNSGLNQHGGGFALGMTQAEALSPEDAYRGEQDSPVMTSGLNDFTPIGAGVQDFIVSDFWVVLRSNQTLVWGSNTGTVQGLNVGASTGTITAKFATTSFDAGQDIAYEVFFDGTSQGSGVFRWTDDSANYIGLDARDGSGVSFDNLSIESVTDASINTLQLVVNTTTGIVSIAGGDNANTLDFYEISSPGMGLVDGNFTGLQAAAGYPDGTEFGAGWEVNGVQTPSLLSESYIGGSSTIASAATAASLGAIYDTALDSRDVSLTFYDTDGNAYTGFVEYVDYLLPDFNGDGMVNLADYTVWRDNLGRTGASLSQGDATGDGTVDAADYSVWKANFGIAAPGMATLPSNTAVPEPSILWIVGLGLAAGLVRLS